The Raphanus sativus cultivar WK10039 chromosome 6, ASM80110v3, whole genome shotgun sequence sequence CAGAAATTCATGACTAATGAGGTCTCAATTGTTTGTGTTAAAACTCcaaaatgacaaaaaaagttttactgtatatgttaaagaaatattattcaGTCGGAAAGGTTTTTGTTGGGTTTAATAGTACAACAATCACTGACTTTTTTACTtatcttttctttctatttcttTGCCTAACACTTAATAATAGCATTACATATCCATGGTGGCTCTAGAATAAGAAATCTGTAATCAGTGCCAGCCCTGACACCAAGCATTAGAAGCTTGAGTTTCTGCCCCGAATGGCCAAATATTATATCTGTTTTACCGGCCCAAAATTTGACAATAATCGTGTGTGTAGTAGCATTATGGCAACTATGTTATAATAGGGGATCAGGTCACGAACTGTTTTGCATCAAATCATATACAGTAGTTTTGCTAACATGTTTACTTACGGCCCATATTTTTTTCTGGGCTTCTGGCTGTTAGATTCACCGGATCGGTACCGCCTGTAGTGACCTCTTTTTTACCATATAGATATAGCAAAAAGTATATACACGAAAGAATCtcgtttttgtttgtattaagAACATTTGTAGGTATTATAGAGGTGGTCTTCAGGTATCTACAAAGTAGTGTTTGCAACATAAAATTCTATGTCTTAAGAATTTTTTCCCAAATTTTACTATCCAGcatatttcaaaaacaaaacacacaatgGCTAATAAACTTATATAAGGTGCACAGTATCTGTTTTCTAATATGATGTATGTTAGTTCATTGTCACTGAGTTAATTTGCGGATTTGAAATCTTATTTAGAAATAGTATAGCTTTCCtgttgggaaaaaaaaaaagttaaatttccCAAACAAATAATGacacaaaattattttagaaaccGCGTCAAAATATCAATTTCCTTTTCGGGTTCCTTGCCTTTCTGGCTTCTTCCATTACACAAacactttctcttcttctccttcggAAAAATCCAAAAGATTCTCGAGTCTCTCTCCGAATCCCTAAATCAAAGAGCTATGCAGCAGCAAGACCCGAACTCCAGACCCGCCACTGGGTACCCATACCCGTATCCTTACCCgaaccaacaacaacaacaaccccCCGCATCCGCCAACGGTTACCCTCCCAACGCCTACCCATACCAAAACCACAACCCTTACCACGCGCCTCACCCCGATCCACGCGCCGTCCTGATCCGCCGCCTCTTCATCGCCTTGATGGTCTTCATCCTCATCTTCGGCCTCatcctcttcatcttcctcatcatcGTCCGCCCCCAGCTCCCAACCGTCTACATCaactccctctccctctccaaCTTCAACGTCTCCAACAACCAGCTCGCCGGAAACTGGGACCTCCGCCTCCGGTTCCAGAACCCTAACTCCAAGATGTCGCTCTACTACGACACCGTCCTCTGCGCCGTGAGGTACGGCGACGACACCCTCTCCGAGACGCGGTTGCAGCCGTTCGATCAGGGGACGAAGGATCAGACTCCGATCAACGCCACGCTCTCCGTCTCCGGGACCTACGTGGAGGGCAGATTGGCCGATTCGATCGGGAAGGAGAGGGCGGAGAAAGGGAGCGTGGAGTTTGATGTGAGGTTGGCTTCTTTGGTTACTTTTCGGTACGGAGTGTACCGGAGGAGGAGGTACGTCATGGTTTACTGTGATGACGTGGCGGTTGGTGTTCCCGGGAATAGTAGTTCTGGAAAGATGGTTGGGTCGGAGAAGAGATGCAAGTCTTATTGACTAAGTGAGTATTTGGAATTAGGGATTTTTACAATTTAGGGTTCTTTTTTAACCGGCGATTATTGAATGTAAATCGTTCGACGAAATGGTCTTTTCGATGTGGATGAAAGAAATATTCATGTTGGAAgaactaaacaaaagaaattttcAGATTATGTCTTAGTTCTGTTAATGATGATTCTATGTTTCGTACCTTATCCTGTAATAAGGAATAAGATTGTGTGGTGGTGCTATTGAGTTCTTATTTTGGTGATTCATTCTTGGGTTTTAACTTTTTCTCCTTGTGATGTGGAAAAGAGAGAATTTTAGAGTCACTTTTTTTGACAATGTATCAAGTAGGATCTTTAGATTAAGTAATAGCCAATAGGTATATGATTAGTCTTGTTGGAGAAGGCTGATAATTTGTGAGTAATTACTGATTTCTTAGTCAAGTATGTCTTTTGGTGGAGTTATATGgtcatgttctgtttttttccACTTCCAAGTTTTGTCTTGGTGTGACTCTAGTTGTGGTTATGCATGATACATTGttgtgtgttttaattatatttactatCTGGATATGCTGCTTGCTGCTGAAATTTCGTATGCATCTCTTTCGAAGATTGCTACTGTTGTTTTGGATTGGTGAGTAATAAGAGACGATGAAGTAAGGGATAATGTTTTCTGAATGGTTCTAGTTGCTTTGGTAAGGTTCAGGGATCTTTCCTTTATTTTGCAGTATATGCTGGATTCGTTTGATTTGTAACCACCCACTCTAGCTGACCATCGGTATTTGAATAAGTAGTTGCTGGTGGGGTTTTATGTCTACCTTTCTGCATTATTTCATCATCTGTTACTCGCATGAATGCTACAAACCTGATCAGCCATTTGAACCAGACAAACACTATCACGACTTAGCTACGAGACGGAAATCAGATACCAATCAAGACCATCAACTAAGTAAACATCTTTAAGAAACACAAGGAAAAAGCACATACGAGAACAACCATGCTTAGTATAAGTGGTGAAACGTCCATCATGGAGTTTATTCATAACAGGAACCATACCAGTAACATCTACCAGAAATCCAAGTGTTCTCCAGAATCAATAATCCAAGACTCAGAAAAATACTTACCagagagatggtcattcagttCAGGTTTGCCTTCATATAACATGTGTACTGTACTAGTTTCTTCCACTGTTCGTCACTCAGGCCACTAACACCGATCCTATCAGCTTGAGTCAGTGGAGGAACACAGAGCAGACACTGCCAAACCTGGCGCAGAAACAGAGTTACTCACAACATGATGTGCTCGAGCAGGTCATGCAGAGGTAGTGAGATTCCGTCGTCCTGCACTTGTGATTTTGTTGCACCAGGACAAGTGTTATAATGCATCTATGTGTCtaattatacttttaatttattaagtttgCATATGTATTATTcgtattttaactaaaaaatttcatatttacaTAAGTATGTAAATCTTGATTAAGAAAATTTCCAAAACCCTATGTTTTCCGTTTTTACAATACAATTCTCTTTTGAAGTCtttgattttagaaaatttccaTAATCATCATTCTCCTCTACTCCTCCAAAGCTTCTCAGTCTCTATATAAATCAGCGTGTCATAGTTATATTACTTCAAAAACTACACAAAGTTCAATAAGATTTAAGAAGTTAGCTGACTTAAGGATCCAAACAATGAGGAAGCTGGAAGAAGGCGCAACGCAAAGCGTAAGTTATGAAGACATCCAAGAAAAAcgaattagaaaaatattatggGGCTTTGTTGCCGCAGTGCTTTTACTATCAATTGGGCTTATCGTCTTCTTCACCCTTATCAAACCGCCAGTTCCACTGTTCATGCTTGACGACCTCTCCGTTGATCCCGTCTCAAACTCAAGTTTGGTGGTaagtgttttgatttttttttttttttcttagccTGATTCAACTCCCAAACACAGCTAAACCGTCCaaccttgattttttttattcgtCTTTCTATTACAAAGAATAGAAATCTAACCAAAACTTAATCTGGTTTGGTACGGTTTGGTTATGCAAGATACtgtttgattaaaattaaaattcttgtTATCTATCAAAACAGGTGACTCTGTCATCGACCAACCCAAGCTCTACGACCAACATATACTACAGCAAGATGAGTGTAGGCGTACAGATCAAAGGAATTTTCCAGTCAGAGCCTGTTTTCTTGCAGAGCACGCTACAAACCACACATGAACGTACCCCGTGGACAGTAATCGTGGCAATGAATAAGACTAATGGGAGCTTGGGGATCAGCGACGGTTTGATGAAAGACGGCGAAATTGTTGCGCATGTAAATACTCTAGGCAAATATGGGATCTTGAAGAAGAGTTTACTCTATACCTGTCCTATTTTGAACGACTTGAAAACTTCCAAACCTTGTCAAGTCACTTAGAATCTATGTCAACGTTTTCTTTTGCggatttactaaaatataaaacgtGTATTTGCATGGATAGTTATTATCTTTGGCTATCATCTTTAGTGAGTGAATAAAGAATGCAGTCCATCTATAGTTGGGTCACATTAAATGGATAGATTAGGAATTGATCAGTCTTAAGTTGTGTGGGACTTTAAACATTATACAGTAATTAATTTGTGAATCATTAATCCATCAAACAACGTAGCAACACAACCTAACATTCAAATATTCAAGAAGAAGGTGAATTATACATCAAACAATTGAAGACTTTGAAGGATCATATTTAAACATCTATAAAGAGATTGATTGAAATTTACAACTCAAAAATTGATCCCCCACGCGGACAAGTTGTGTGAAAATTTAATGCTGCCTGAGTTACTCGTTCGTCCAATGCAGTTACTGGAGCGATAGAAGTTGGCAAGTCAGCTTACTATATACTATAAATATCAGCCACTCATGGTCTGAAACATTAGAAGGCAACTGTGTGGCTGGTCTATGTGTAGGAAAGGTGGAGACCAAACTATTTAAAAAGACGAGTAGTATCGTAAGCCAAGACCGTTCGTAATGAGTCCACAAAAAATATCTACAAACACTAAATTAATAACTCGGTCCCcccaaaaaaacagaggaaagaaAAACATTACAAAACAAGTTTAGTTACTAGTTACTACTATCAAAGTATTAACTTTCCGTATTACAAGTACACATAGGTGTGAGTTTAGAATAAGATTTACTCCCTGTCCCTAGCTGTTAGGACAGTAAAAAGGACAGACATTATTAATATAGTCAAGAAAAGAGTAGTAGCCAAAACATTCTTCGTCACTCTTTGACTATCATCTTTCTTGATGTGGGTTAAAGGATTCGGAATTTTCCAGCCAGAGGAGGAGGCAGTAGTGCTGCCGTTCATGATCTTGAACAAAGCGTAACTATTCATTGTTTGCTTTGATTCTTTCTTCATACCACATTCTAGCATCTGCTTACTAGAAGATGCCTCGGTGAATATTGTTTCTTGTTGCGTCGGATAATTAGGACGAAACGCTTGGTTTGCTTTCACTGCCTCCTCGTCTAGCTTTATTATATCATCGTTCAGAATCTCGGCATAGCAATCATCGTTGGTGTCGTCCTGATACTGTTCTCCAAAGAAAGAGATTCAGTTACAAATTTAAGTATAacatttaacaaaattaaataaataagaatctGACCTCAACAACGTTTGATGATTCTGCTATGTCACCACCATTTGATATCTGAAGCTCAGGTTCTTCATCAACCAAATAAGATTTCTTCTCCCTCTCTGAACCATCACCAGTTTGACCAACGTACTCATAGTCTTGCACCAGACCATCCTCCATTTGTCTCTGGCTCGAACTAGCTCGAAAATCAGCATTTTTCCTTAGCCGGCAGACCACTAACGCGTCTTGCGACGCACCGTGGATACAATACTCATGCATAATCCACTCGGTTCTTTCACCCCGAGGAGCACGACCGATGTGAAAGACGAGTGTTCTCTTGGTTCCAACTATCTGGTTCCCAGATTTCACGCTTCGCTCTTTACCAGTAGCTTTCCAATATCCTAGCTCTGTAGCTCGCCGGCTCTGTGACCCGTGTGGATATTTTCTTCCCCTTGCACAGAAATAAAACCACTCGTTCTCCGATTTTAACTTTGATTCTCCTGTTTTAGTGTGTAGTTACCGGTTTAAACCGAGAATAGTTATGATTGGTTAGATGTTacaccaaaatatatttattaataacaaTGAAACAGAGCTTTTTTCTCATTCAAACATAGACTAACAAAAGGATActatatttagtaaaaaaaaaacaaaacaaaaggactttaaagaaattttaaatggTAAAAAAACCTGGTAAGTCCCACGGCTCGAACTTGTAAATCTCGACCTCGGCGATCACTGCGACAGAGTTTTCGTCACCTTCGATTTTACGACGGAGGTAATACGAGATGAGTTCCACATCGGTCGGAGAGAATCTGAACCCAGGGAACAAGGCTGATACAGCGATGGACATCTCAGCTTCTTTTGacattttctttgatttttttcttcttcttcttaagaaCACGAATAGACGCTTTGCGTTTTTTTGCTTCAACATGGAGAGCATAGGAGTGTATTAATGCAAGAGGAGCAGCTGCTACTTTGCTTCGGGTAAAGGTTTGtgttttttgatattttggcGGTTTCATTTGGAAAATGATGACGTGGCGGATGACTGTGTGGGAAGGACGAATAACGGAAGCGTGTTGTGAGATGGTAAAGGACAAAAGTGATGATGTGGGTGTATATTATTGGACGGAAACTAAACCATGTCTTGAAGTTGGTGATGCGGTGTTATATTATTGGACGGAAACTAAACCCTGTCCTGAAGTTCTCTCATTATTCTTTGTTTTTTCCTCATTAGTCTCTGCATTTTTAgtgttcataaaaaaaaattctccatTTTTAATAAAGCATTTCAATTACCGTGTAAAACAAAATGTGCTTATTCTTCCTTTCTATGTTatcagttttctttttgttgaatAATATCGGAATAGATTTTGCTGTAAGTATTGACTTTTTCACTGTTTCTTATGTTACAAATGATGAATACTTTTTTAAGACCTCGAAGAAAAGCCTTGTAAACTGTTGCTAAGGAGATATAATTTGAtgaaataattttcatttaattttttcttgcCTAAACAATTTTGTtagtattaaattattaatatgtaaataaactttataatctTTTCTGGtcaaataaactttataatcttttatgataataatatttataaagaatTTAGCATTGTTTATAGAactttaattaataaatatattgattaacCATATTGTTAGATAATAACAATCTTTAAATGTCAAATTTTTATACTAATAAACGACTATAGTATAATTATTATCGAATTTACTCAAATAGGATAACAATGAATAACAtttctataaaattaatttcataaattatttcatCATACTAGTAGAGTTGAATTAGTTTATTAAAAGTTAgtgtattataaatatataaaaaaaattagaatattttatcaaaaattagcTTAGGGcaaattaaaatgttaattgACCTGCACTGCCAATTAAATTAAGAAAGAGCTTTGTTTCCGAGGGAAAAGgacaaaaacacaaaagaatTGCCTAAAAGACAAAGTAATCCAAACCATGGCGTCGCTGGAAGGCGAAAGAGAAAACAGCCAAAAAGAAAGTAAAGAGAATCACAGGTACTACGAGGGGGGGGTACAAATCTAAAGGAGGACAAAGAGACAAGAGTTGAGATAGAGAGAGTAGAAAATTGTAAGACCTTTTTGCATACAGCAACCATCACCAGCCAACTCTGTTCAAATACCCATGCGGTCTTCCAGAAATGAGATTTTTTTAGTAGAAAGAACCGGTAGATCTAGCAAACTCCACATCAAACCTTCTTGCCTAATTTTCTGGAATAACCTTGTTCTGGCAACTGGGAACTCCTTCCACTGAGAGAAACAACATTTGAGGGAAAAATTTAGCAATTCTATAACCTGGTCTATGATAATGACTCAACTCGAATAAAGaccctcaaaaaaaaaaacaggctAATTAGGATGATGCTACAAACTCGTTTTCGTGTCATAACACAGCCAGAGAGTCCAATAAAGACCTCAACTGGTTTGTCTTGAGATCAAATCTAATAAGGTGGGGGGAAGACATTATAGTGTCACCCACCTGCATGCTTAGGCTTGCAGTCTGGTTGGTCTTTCTGTTTTACGGCTTTTGTTGTGTCGAGGACCACGACCCGCCCGTCTACCAACTGTGATCCAAATAACaagattttcaaaaaacatAACCAGTATCAAAGAGTTGATGAGATTCATATTATTCCACAACAAATAGTTCCATTCTCTAgcatatatatatcttattctaATTCTCCACCACAACACattcatcaaaatatatatatttcccaAGCTAATAGAGATGGGGAAAGTACCTGTCCGTTAAGTTGTAACAAAGCTTCGTCGGCTTCTTCTTTGGAAGAGAATTTGACATAAGCAAACCCTTTTGGTCTGCATCTGACTTTGTCCATCACAACATTCACTGAAGCAACAAAAACGGTGGTgtagaagacaaaaaaaataaataaaaagatatgtaaataaaaagatttagtGTTGAGATTAATAGACTGACCACCAAGAACACGACCATATTGAGAAAAAGCTTGAGTTAATGTTTCTTCTGTGCTTGAGAAAGAGATGcctgcaaacaaaaacaaaacaaagcctCCCAGATTTTTAGTGCCAGTAACACACAAGCAATCCCTGAAACTAACATAAAGAATAAAGAAGCTCATACGATCTGCCACCAAAAACAAGACATGTAAAAGCTTCGAACTTTAAAGTTTGTTAAGACAATGTGGACGTTTATTAAGACCATCTCttctaaaatcaaattatatcaACTGGTAATCAGAGCATTACAGAAACAATCAAATCAATGATAATAATCTCAACTAATAGACAAATCCctgaaaaaaaaaccatttacGAAATTCAACGGAAGTAGCAATCAATAAAAGGGAAATCAGATTAagcaaatgagagagagagagagagagagagagagagagagagagagagacctttgACGAAAAGTGTAGTAGAGGAGAAGGTTCTGGAGAAGACAAGAGATGGATTGGGAGAGCGATTGAGGAGATGGCTGAGCATTATGAAGCTGTCTGGATGTGTGCCGCAGGCGATTCCAACTTTTATAACTTCTTTAGTTGATACcatttttaagtttatattatatttttaaataaaaaaattattattattttagattttattttcgattaaattaaacatagaaataaaataaaatagatgtttttattttaaattatatttaaaataaatatttatatatttaaaattataatttcaaattgagatttttatctatttattttggataaaatattttaaattgtataaaattgaCTAAAAATTTGGTATAAAAGTTGTGTaattattaaaaggtaaaactaaatagtatttctaaaatttgtagatatataaaaaaaaattaatgatgatacaattgaaaaattataatttaaaaaaatatataaaaaatgataattacacagagacaaaaataaatgattttataagtAAAAGTTTTTCTCTACAACTTTGATGAAGAACAAAATGATATAAACTCCTATTTTTcactttgtttatttttatccatatattaataatatctaataaagaaatctaacaataaaattatagaattatACAAtgtataatactaaaatataaatcatacatttaaaacatttataatagtATCAAACTGGTAAAACTCTGgtttataataataatcatgGGTCTTGAAGGAGTTGTAAGCATCCATTATCTTTTCAGAATGTTTGTTTTCTCTCTTATTCAACTAATAGGACTAAGAGAACATAAGCCAAACATACATGCCAATATGCAggaagtttatttattttgatttaagggTCTATAAATCTCCCAAACGTTGGTACTTCCTTGGTAGTTCTATATATCAATACAGCAACAACTCATGTTACATTCTCTATTCCGTGGCTTTGCCTTTGCGTCGGTTTTTGCTGCCACAGCTCGTCTCCAGCACATAGCAGACCATAGAGTCAACATCGTCCCCAAAAATGCTATAGGCTTCAATGGCCTGCGTGTAGCTAAACCCCATCGACAAAACCATCTCGATGCTGCTGCTCAGCACCGTCTTCTCGATTGGTTTCCTATCACTGCCTGAAGTTCCTGTTTCaaagaatatttcattttttttgtctctAAGAAATATCTAGGCGATAGAGGGTTTCAATAGATAGAGATTAACTCACTAGCTCCAGAAGAGGACGTCCCAGCATTAGAGGTGGATGATTCCTTGGGACCAATTCGTGGTTTAGACCGTTCCATAAGATACTCAGCACGAGAAGCTTCCATTACAGATCGTTCTATTTCCTTCTCAGTAAGCTCAAGGTCAGAGTAATATCTCCCTTCTGCTATGAGCGCCTGGAACAAATACAGATACGTTAGCAGAGTCGCACAACTCAAGACAGATTGGTGGATTATATTAGATGATACGGGTTACTTGCATTATCAATCTGATGTTCTTGCTGAGCCTTTATAGCAGCTTTCACCTGCTCCCCGTCCACTTGTCTCTGGAATTAAAGGAAGAAAATTGATACCCTTTCTAATTTTAGTTACCTTCTTTTAGCACAGTTgaacaaagaagagaagaaacaatATTTACCCCAGTCAGGCTACTAAATCCAAGTCCTGCACCAACTGTCAATCGATGTGGATCAACCAACGAATTGTAATGATTCCCATGGTGGTAACTCAGCCTTATAGGAGGTGTATCGGTGTTGTAGCTCCCTTGAAATATGTTGATAGGCTCtatatgaaagaaaaaacattagaCTTGACATACATTTCAGTAAAGAACTATTTTTCCAATGTCAATCCAAGTTGATGCACCTGTGCTATATGAGTAAATATGGATAGGCCTATTATACATTTCCGCCAAAGCTTGGATCTCCACGTTGTTTCCATAGACCTATTTTACCATTGTGCAAAAGAAAGGCGTCAAAACAGAATAAGTACACAAAATGAAGACATGGATAAGAGCAGCgtagttgttcaaaaaaaaggaTAAGAGCAGCGCACCTTGTCTCTTCTTTTCCTCTTCAAGTAAGAGGTAAAGCCTTCAGTTATGAACTGAGAAAAGTGATCCCTCTCGTGTTCCTAAACCATCCATAATGAAACCAGTAAGTTCTACCAATTGTTACcgtcaaaattaaaaaccactACTTCTGTGCTACGTCTAAATCACAGTACACCCGGAAACATACATGGTGAATAGCTATTATATATAAGGTACTCTCACGTGCTACTCTCAAATGCAAGTCACTTTTTAAACCTAAtggaaactaaaagaaaaaacaaaaccaccTAGAGCTCGACAGATGATTAAAAAGTTACCATGTAATCCATGCACATTTGTCTAGTTAAGTCGTATGACTCTGAGTCCCCATATACTTGATCTGCAACAGCCCGAAAGAGACAATTTCCATCTTCCAACATACGCCTAATTTCAAAGCCTTTTGATTGTCTAATCTCGGTTTCAAACTGATGTTCTCGTTCCTATAAGAGTGGGAACCATATACATACATTAATTGATAATAAATCAACCGGTTTCAAACTTATAtatttctggaaaaaaaaaacacttaccGAGCCAGAGCCAGAGCCAGAGCCTGAATGAGAGGGAATAAAAGATGGCATGTGCTCATCAGAACTGTTATAGCCTTCGTTCTCACTCTGTGATCTTGGGGAAGAAGGACGTGATCCAGTTGGCGAACCCCTAGTGGATACAAGAGAGCGAGGCCCAGCTCCTCTTCTTGTTGTTGCTCCAATTTGTAAATCACCAAAACTTCCCAAGATCGATCTCCTGTTAACATTAGAAGAAGGCTTCGGTGGAGGAACAGGCACGGGTGGTGATGGTGAATCAGGGTCATCGCCACCACTAGCTGGAGAATCACAATCTACACCTTCaccttcaacaacaacaacgttTTCCGAAACAACCAAaccttcatcatcttctttagCCAAAGGTTCATCACTGGGGAGTGATACATCCTTAGCATCAGAAcactctgcttcttcttcaactaCAGTAACCTCATCCGTAGTTTCTTCACAAACAGTCGCTGGTGGTTCTGTTCCAGAGCCAGATGACGAAGCAGAAGAGGAGCCAGAAGAGGAGGAAGTAGAGCGGGTGGTTGCATTGGAAGAACTTCCGCGTTGAACCAAGATCCGAGCCATGAAGAAAGATTAGAGAAGATGATCCCAAGGTTTGTCCCTGGTTCTTGCTTTAGGGCCGACGATGACAATCCCTTGAGAGAGGGACTCCTTCCAGCCGTTGTCCACCTCGCAGCAAAACCTTCTCTGCATTCCCCTACCAATCATCAATATTCCCCCAACTTTTAGACAAATCCAAACACCTTTCTAATACACTAACTCAAAGCTGCAACGTCCACTAACCACCACACAACAACGCAAAATAAACCTTCTAATTTTCTTGGAAACTAAATCTCAAACATCCCCCGTTCTCAAAGATACCACTTGGAAACTAAATCTGAAACATCCCCCTTCTCAAAGATACCACTTTTACTAGCTCAAAGCCTCCTAAAAATTCGATTAACCACATCCAAACAACTTTCAATACCAAAACGCACACGAAACGATGAGGAAGCTATGAACATGACCGCACATAAAGAAAAGCAATcaaattgaaaacatttttatacgATCGAGACGAAAGGCGTCGAAATCGAAGCCCTATAGAGTTGACCTATCGGAAACTCACCGGAGATTTCAGCACTGAGAAAAACGAATTTGAGATCCGACGGAGATTCGGAAGAACGCAGCGGAAATCGAAGATTAGGGTTTCGCGAGAAAGAAGATATctctatttatatttatattctcttCTTGAGAATGATAAGTGATTTgtttgttatttcttttttttttctttttgttaaccGTGGTGTTCGGGTTAGGAGAGACGGTCGGAGTGCTGACGTGGACTCAGCTGACGCGACTTCTCTACTGCGTCCACACGTGTCCACATCGTCTATGGATGTTTTCTATCCTGCGTAGGCAAAAGGTAGCTTTGCCACTTGTTCATGGCTAACGTTTTTAATGCAATTAAGGCttcaactaattatttttcaaatacaaatataattttctagCTAATTTATGTAATTgacattattaataatttataatcaatagTAGAATTgcatataatatttcttttttttgtggaaaAGTATATAATACTTCTTTGTAGtttgtaataatataattaaccaaaactgaaaaaatgtATATAGATTAAGCTTTTAcgttaatttatgatttttataatatttgtttcatAGTTTCTAGAATCACAAACAGTCATTTCTTTTGTAGTGAACTgcaattaataaaaatacttttgAGTGGGTTGTATTTTGTATAATTCAAAGTACACATTTCCGTA is a genomic window containing:
- the LOC108806519 gene encoding NDR1/HIN1-like protein 10, translating into MQQQDPNSRPATGYPYPYPYPNQQQQQPPASANGYPPNAYPYQNHNPYHAPHPDPRAVLIRRLFIALMVFILIFGLILFIFLIIVRPQLPTVYINSLSLSNFNVSNNQLAGNWDLRLRFQNPNSKMSLYYDTVLCAVRYGDDTLSETRLQPFDQGTKDQTPINATLSVSGTYVEGRLADSIGKERAEKGSVEFDVRLASLVTFRYGVYRRRRYVMVYCDDVAVGVPGNSSSGKMVGSEKRCKSY
- the LOC108811029 gene encoding NDR1/HIN1-like protein 1, with protein sequence MRKLEEGATQSVSYEDIQEKRIRKILWGFVAAVLLLSIGLIVFFTLIKPPVPLFMLDDLSVDPVSNSSLVVTLSSTNPSSTTNIYYSKMSVGVQIKGIFQSEPVFLQSTLQTTHERTPWTVIVAMNKTNGSLGISDGLMKDGEIVAHVNTLGKYGILKKSLLYTCPILNDLKTSKPCQVT
- the LOC108811509 gene encoding NAC domain-containing protein 40 — protein: MLSMLKQKNAKRLFVFLRRRRKKSKKMSKEAEMSIAVSALFPGFRFSPTDVELISYYLRRKIEGDENSVAVIAEVEIYKFEPWDLPGESKLKSENEWFYFCARGRKYPHGSQSRRATELGYWKATGKERSVKSGNQIVGTKRTLVFHIGRAPRGERTEWIMHEYCIHGASQDALVVCRLRKNADFRASSSQRQMEDGLVQDYEYVGQTGDGSEREKKSYLVDEEPELQISNGGDIAESSNVVEYQDDTNDDCYAEILNDDIIKLDEEAVKANQAFRPNYPTQQETIFTEASSSKQMLECGMKKESKQTMNSYALFKIMNGSTTASSSGWKIPNPLTHIKKDDSQRVTKNVLATTLFLTILIMSVLFTVLTARDRE
- the LOC108807384 gene encoding organelle RRM domain-containing protein 6, chloroplastic, which encodes MLSHLLNRSPNPSLVFSRTFSSTTLFVKGISFSSTEETLTQAFSQYGRVLGVNVVMDKVRCRPKGFAYVKFSSKEEADEALLQLNGQLVDGRVVVLDTTKAVKQKDQPDCKPKHAGG
- the LOC108813290 gene encoding OVARIAN TUMOR DOMAIN-containing deubiquitinating enzyme 6, which translates into the protein MARILVQRGSSSNATTRSTSSSSGSSSASSSGSGTEPPATVCEETTDEVTVVEEEAECSDAKDVSLPSDEPLAKEDDEGLVVSENVVVVEGEGVDCDSPASGGDDPDSPSPPVPVPPPKPSSNVNRRSILGSFGDLQIGATTRRGAGPRSLVSTRGSPTGSRPSSPRSQSENEGYNSSDEHMPSFIPSHSGSGSGSGSEREHQFETEIRQSKGFEIRRMLEDGNCLFRAVADQVYGDSESYDLTRQMCMDYMEHERDHFSQFITEGFTSYLKRKRRDKVYGNNVEIQALAEMYNRPIHIYSYSTEPINIFQGSYNTDTPPIRLSYHHGNHYNSLVDPHRLTVGAGLGFSSLTGRQVDGEQVKAAIKAQQEHQIDNALIAEGRYYSDLELTEKEIERSVMEASRAEYLMERSKPRIGPKESSTSNAGTSSSGARTSGSDRKPIEKTVLSSSIEMVLSMGFSYTQAIEAYSIFGDDVDSMVCYVLETSCGSKNRRKGKATE